TGATGAGTAAATATGCAGTTCAACCGGCTTAAAAGAAAAAAAAGGCAGAACCTCCCTCAATCCATCTATTGAGTTATTAATGTCATCTTTCATCAGAAAGCAACTGTCTATATTTACTATCTGCCTGCTCTCTCTCATAAAAAATCCTATTTTTTCTTCTTTTAATTTAAACTGAGCCCTGTTTCTGTAGTGGAAATCAGAAGGGGACGCAAGTGGAGGCAGAATGTTTGGATCTTTAATTTTACCTATTCTGCTAAGGGTTTCTAAAAATATCTCATTTTTTAGCTCTACCTGTTTTTTATAATCTATATGCATGTAGTCACAACCACCGCAGTAGCCAAAGTATTTGCATACAGGATCTACTCTGTATGGGGAAGGTTTGATTATATTAACAGGCTCACACTCATAAAAGTTTTTTTTCTCTTTTTTTATCTTTACTTCCACTTCTTCATCAGGTAGCACAAAAGGGACAAAACATATCCTGTCATCAATTCTGCCTATACCTTTACCTCCGTAAACAAGCTTTTCAATTGTGATTTTCATCATTACTGTTCCTTACAGAAATATGTTTTAAAATATTATGGGCATATAAAAATATAACATCTGGAGCGAATAAATGTTTTATGTATCAAAAATGACCCCTTTTTTCTTTCTGCTGGCATTTACCGAGATACTTTTTGCTACCTTTTCAAAAGCATTAGGTTATGATTATATTTTCGTTGGTATTATAACAGTTTTTGGTTTTATACTGCATACTATACTGGGAGCAGCTTACCAGATAATACCAAATTCCCAACAGGTTCAGCTGAAAAATGAAAAACTTCAGATATTTGTTTTTATCTCTGCTGCTTTAAGCTCATTTTTTATGTTTATGAAAAACTACCCTATAGCTTCACTTTTTACTGTTACATCTGTTGTCCTTTTTACAATTCATGTTCTACCTGCTGTAAAAAATATACAGCCTGTAACTATTAAGTTCCTTCTTGCCTCTCTTGTTTACATGAACCTTGGAGCTTTATTTTTTGTGATGAGCCACCTTCCTGTAGATGCAGTCCCTTCTGTTCCGTTTCAGCTTGCAGTCCACAGTATAACAGCAGGTGTTATGCTAAATGCTATTATAGGGGTTGAGCTTGCATGGATACCTATGATCCTGATGCATACTTTAAACTTAAGGCTTGCTAAAGCTGTATTTTTTATT
This genomic interval from Persephonella sp. contains the following:
- a CDS encoding TRAM domain-containing protein, whose protein sequence is MMKITIEKLVYGGKGIGRIDDRICFVPFVLPDEEVEVKIKKEKKNFYECEPVNIIKPSPYRVDPVCKYFGYCGGCDYMHIDYKKQVELKNEIFLETLSRIGKIKDPNILPPLASPSDFHYRNRAQFKLKEEKIGFFMRESRQIVNIDSCFLMKDDINNSIDGLREVLPFFSFKPVELHIYSSSKDQMTAKFIFRKKIKGIPLGLKHMRAFLGENLEGFGIYSVENGYPKRINFVGSPFVYEQIGDYTFRVSADSFFQVNRFQVVNLIKLVEDELKTEKVNVAFDLYCGVGTFTIPMGRYCDKVFGVEVNPYAVQDANHNKKINSSKNVFFHRSSASDALKYMLKKNPDLVLVDPPRTG